In a genomic window of Deinococcus ruber:
- a CDS encoding DinB family protein, which yields MSKTSKVWVPVVIAVGAAAASAYAARGRGPEIREFFIKQTLERPVLNSSYAELAQRLERGGVELTGRFERAGESAGNRKALRHIIGIERWGTARIERMNTGAPSAELDGHRSYKPPRDASWAELLADLQTTRAHTVDLARRLDTSPPADGLTVPHNDLGDLTPKGWLRYLALHANIESRRVRSSGESGNLQLS from the coding sequence ATGAGCAAAACCTCGAAGGTCTGGGTGCCCGTGGTCATCGCTGTGGGAGCCGCCGCTGCCAGCGCCTACGCCGCCCGTGGGCGCGGCCCGGAAATCCGCGAATTCTTCATCAAGCAGACGCTGGAACGCCCCGTCCTGAACAGCAGTTACGCCGAGCTGGCACAGCGGCTGGAGCGCGGCGGCGTCGAGCTGACAGGCCGCTTCGAGCGGGCGGGCGAGAGTGCCGGAAACCGCAAGGCGCTGCGCCATATCATCGGCATCGAGCGTTGGGGCACGGCACGAATCGAGCGAATGAATACGGGTGCGCCTTCCGCCGAGCTGGACGGACACCGCTCGTATAAGCCGCCCAGAGATGCGAGCTGGGCCGAACTGCTGGCCGACCTTCAGACCACCCGCGCTCACACGGTCGATCTGGCCCGCCGCCTCGACACGTCGCCGCCTGCCGATGGCCTGACCGTACCGCACAACGACCTGGGCGACCTGACCCCGAAGGGCTGGCTACGCTATCTGGCGCTGCATGCCAACATCGAAAGCCGCCGCGTTCGCAGCAGCGGGGAATCGGGAAATCTACAGCTCTCCTGA